CGGTGCCAAATGGATACCTTTCGCAATCAACTGGCCCACCCAAATTTCCAAGTCTGGGTCGGGCTGCTGTTCGCGCAGGGCCGCCGTCAGCGCTTCGGCCCGCGCCTGGGAATGGGCCAGCCCAAACACCGTTGATCCCGACCCCGACATCAGCGCCCCTGCCGCCCCCAGATCGAGCAACTGCTGCTTTAGCGCCGCCACCTTGGGATAGTCGGGAAAAACCACACGCTCGAAATCGTTGTAGAGCAGTTCGGGAATTTTGGAGCCGTCGCGCTGGGCGATCGCCCCCACCATTGGCCCGGCGTGAACCCGCTCTAGCCGCTGCTGGAGCGAGTCGGTATCGCGGGCATAGGTTCCTTCAAACCGCTGGCGATAGGTTTTGTAGGCCCAGGCGGTGGAAATGGGCAGGCTGCGATATTTTGCCAGCACCACCCAGAGATAATCCACACTGGGCAGCGGGTCGAGCTGTTCGCCCCGGCCCGTGGCGATCGCCGTTCCGCCGCCAATGCAAAAGGCCACATCCGACCCCAACTCGGCCGCCAGTTCTTGCAGTTCCATCCGGGTCAGACCCAGCCCCCACATCAGATCCAGCCCCACCAGCACCGCCGCCGCATTGGTCGAGCCGCCCGCCAGCCCCGCGCCCACAGGAATCCGCTTGTGCAGCGTCATATCCACCCCGCCAAACTGGGCGTAGGCCTTGGGAAACCGCTGCGCCATTAGCACCGCCGCCTTGTGCGCCAGATTGTTCTCATCGGCGGGAATCTCCGGCGAGTCGCAACTGAGGCGAAACTGCTCGATGCCATTTGCCCGCAGATCCACCCAATCCGCCAGCGACACGCTCTGCATCACCATCGCCAGTTCGTGATACCCATCGGGGCGATCGCCAATGATTTCCAGATAAAGATTGATTTTGGCCGGGGCAATTAGAGAATAAGAGCGCATTCTAGGGGTTGGGGGGGGCGGGATACCCCTGCTAAAGTGAACAAATGAACTAACCACTGATCCTGGCGGTTTATCCTGGCCATTTCAATAGTCATTTCAATAGCTATTGAAATCAATGGCTATTGAAAGTCGATGGGCAGAACCCTCCGCAGATCCAGTAGGATGTGTTAGCACCAGCGGAACGCATCAAAGCCTTGCGGGGCAGTGCGTTACGGCTACGCCTACCAGCACCCTACAAGACTCATCTTCTCATCTCTAGCGCCGGGGGAACCGGCCTGGCTTCCGGTTCCTTGGCTTCCGGTTCATCAGAGCCGCCCTCGTTTCCCCGCAGTCCCATATTTCTTCGCATATCTCCCTTCGCGTTTCTCCCTTCGCATTTCTCCGCATTTCTCTTTTCCCGCCGCTGCCACCATGCAACTCCTCAGCCTCACCCTGACCAATTTCAAATCCCATCGCGATCGCCATGTGGTGTTTCAACCGGGGACAAACGCGATTTGCGGAGAGAATGGGGCAGGCAAGACGAGCATTTTGGAGGCGATCGCCTGGACGCTGTTTGCCTATCAGGGGCCCTATCGCAAAGAGGATCTGATTCGCAACGGCGAAAAAAGTGCCCAGGCAAGAGTTGCCTTTGTCTCGCGGCAGGACGGGCGCACCTACGAAGTCGAGCGCTGCACCGCCAAAGGCTACGTCATTTACGACCCGCAGCTTGGGCAAAAGCTCCCCTATCGCAACCTTGAGGCAGAGGTGCTGCCCTGGCTGCGGCAACAGTTGGGCGTGGCGGGCGGCACGGATTTATCGCAACTGTTTGCCAACACCATCGGCGTGCCCCAGGGGACGTTTACCGCCGACTTTTTGAAGGCGACAGAAGACCGCAAGCGCGTCTTCGACAGCATCCTCAAAGTCGAGGAATACAAACAGGCAAACCAGAAAATGCTGTCGCTGGAAAAGTATGCCAAAAGCGAGGTCGAAGCTCTAGAGCGCGACATCGCCCGCTATGAAGAAGCGCTTCAGGATTTGGGGGCGACCCAGCAGCGCCAGCAGACTGTGACCCAGGCGATCGCCACGGCCGAGGCCACGCTGACCCAGCTAGAAGCAGACCTCGCAACCCTGCAAGCCGAGAAGGAGGCGCTAGCGGCCCTGGCGAACCAGGTGCAGCAGGCAGAACTGCGGCTGCAAACACTGACCACGCAAATCGCAGCCCAGCAGCAGACCAACCAGGTGCTAGAAACCTCGGTGCAAAAGGCGGAGGCTGCCCTGGCGCAGTGCGAGGCCCATCGAGCTAGCTATGCGGCCTATCTCCAGGCAGAGGCGACGCTGAAGCAGTTGAACGAGCAGCTTAAACAGCGATCGCCCCTGGTCAAACAGCGTGATGCTCAGCAGAAAGCCCTGGCCGCCGGCCAAGCCGCACTCACCCGCCTGAACCTGCAACTGGAAGCCCTGGCGCAAGCACAGCAGCAGTTGCAAGCCCTCCAACCGGGAATCGCGCAGCAGGCAGAACTGGAAGCGCAGCAGGCCGCAGTTGCGGAGTCGCTGAACCAGCTTCAGGCCATGCGGGTAGAGGAGCGATCGCTCTTATCCCAACAGGGAAAGCTGCAAGAAAACCTGGCGGAACTTGCCCAAGACCTTCAGCGACTGCAAGCGTTGGCCGAGAACTTGGCGGATGTATCCAGCCTGGAGCAGCAGCGCGATCGCCTGCAAACCCAACTTAGCCGCCTCGAGGCGGCCCGCCAGTTTGAGGGCGAGTTGCAAACCCTGCTAACCGGGGCAGAGCAGCAGCGCGATCGCCATCGGGCACAAGCCGCAGCCGCCCTAGACACCTTACGCCAGATGCAGGCGGGAATGCCCCTGCTGGCAACCGATGCCGTAGATGCCGTGCTGCAAGCGCTCCAAGAGGGTATTGACCTGAATTCGGAACTACTGAGCAACATTCGAGCCATTCTGACCGATCTGGCCGCACAGACCGACGCAGAGGCAATTCGCAAACAGATTCAGCAGACGAAAAAGGCGATCGACGCGGCCTATCGCCAGCGGGCGGAAGTGGACAATTTACCCGCCCAGCAAGCGCAGCAGCAGCGGCTCCAGGGCGAGTTGCAGCAGGCTCAGTCGCGGCTCCAGCAGCTTCAGCAGGCCCTCCAGGCAGAAACAGCCACCAAAGAACGGCGATCGCACCTGATCCAAGCCCTCAGCGACCTGGGCGATCCACGGGGGCGCAGCCAGCTTTTGCAGCAAGACCTGGCCCAGCAGCCAACGCTCCAGGCGCAGTACGAGCGGCTGAAAAGCTCGCAGGCAGACGCAGCAGCGGCGATCGCCCAACTGGAGGCCCAGCTTGCCCAGTTTGCCGAGTTGGAAACCCAGATAGACACGCAAACCGCAATTCGCCAGCAACACCAGGCGGGCTACCAGCTTTTTCTGCAAGCCCAAGCCACGGCGGAACCATTGCCCAGCCTGCAACAGCAGCTTCAGGCGGCGATCGCCCAGGTGGCGACCCTGGAAGCCGAACGGGCCCAGGTACAAGCAGAACTGGACGCACTACAACAGCGCTATGACCCGCAGCGCTGGCATCAGGTCGAAGCCGACTATAGCGCCAAACGCAGCCAGGCAGACCAAATCAGCGGTGGCTTGCCGCCCCAGCGACAACTGTTGGCAGAGCTAGACCGCAAGCTGGCAGAACTAGGGGCGATCGCCGCCCAGCGCGACCAAGCCCAGCACGACCTGAAGCAGCGCAAGCAAAACCATAAGTTCGTCGTCTTTGCCCGCAAAACCTACAAAGACGCGGGCCCCCGCATCACCGCCCGCTATGTGCAGCAGGTATCTCAGGAGGGCGATCGCCTGTTTCGAGAGCTAATGAACCGCCCCAACCTGTCGCTAGAGTGGACGGCGGAATACGAGATTCTGGTGCGCGAGGGAGGCTACACCCGCCGCTTTATCAATCTTTCGGGGGGCGAGCAGATGTGCGCGGCGCTGGCGGTGCGGCTGGCCCTGCTGCGCGTGGTGGCAGATCTAGACATGGCCTTCTTCGACGAGCCAACGACCAATATGGATCGCCCCCGCCGCGAGAGTCTGGCTGAGGCGATCGCCAATCTCAAGTCCTTCCGCCAACTCTTCGTCATCAGCCACGACGACACCTTCGAGAAAGTCACCGAAAACGTGATTCAAATTACCCGCGAGGGTTAAACAACTCCTCTTGAGAGCGGCTTCTGAACAACCGAGCAGGCACCCACCACAGATAAACCATCATGCCCGCCAGCTCGACTAGGGGCTGAATCACCACAATTGTGACGACCACCGACCAATCCTCGGACAGCGCC
The Thermoleptolyngbya sichuanensis A183 DNA segment above includes these coding regions:
- the ispE gene encoding 4-(cytidine 5'-diphospho)-2-C-methyl-D-erythritol kinase; the encoded protein is MRSYSLIAPAKINLYLEIIGDRPDGYHELAMVMQSVSLADWVDLRANGIEQFRLSCDSPEIPADENNLAHKAAVLMAQRFPKAYAQFGGVDMTLHKRIPVGAGLAGGSTNAAAVLVGLDLMWGLGLTRMELQELAAELGSDVAFCIGGGTAIATGRGEQLDPLPSVDYLWVVLAKYRSLPISTAWAYKTYRQRFEGTYARDTDSLQQRLERVHAGPMVGAIAQRDGSKIPELLYNDFERVVFPDYPKVAALKQQLLDLGAAGALMSGSGSTVFGLAHSQARAEALTAALREQQPDPDLEIWVGQLIAKGIHLAP
- a CDS encoding AAA family ATPase, whose protein sequence is MQLLSLTLTNFKSHRDRHVVFQPGTNAICGENGAGKTSILEAIAWTLFAYQGPYRKEDLIRNGEKSAQARVAFVSRQDGRTYEVERCTAKGYVIYDPQLGQKLPYRNLEAEVLPWLRQQLGVAGGTDLSQLFANTIGVPQGTFTADFLKATEDRKRVFDSILKVEEYKQANQKMLSLEKYAKSEVEALERDIARYEEALQDLGATQQRQQTVTQAIATAEATLTQLEADLATLQAEKEALAALANQVQQAELRLQTLTTQIAAQQQTNQVLETSVQKAEAALAQCEAHRASYAAYLQAEATLKQLNEQLKQRSPLVKQRDAQQKALAAGQAALTRLNLQLEALAQAQQQLQALQPGIAQQAELEAQQAAVAESLNQLQAMRVEERSLLSQQGKLQENLAELAQDLQRLQALAENLADVSSLEQQRDRLQTQLSRLEAARQFEGELQTLLTGAEQQRDRHRAQAAAALDTLRQMQAGMPLLATDAVDAVLQALQEGIDLNSELLSNIRAILTDLAAQTDAEAIRKQIQQTKKAIDAAYRQRAEVDNLPAQQAQQQRLQGELQQAQSRLQQLQQALQAETATKERRSHLIQALSDLGDPRGRSQLLQQDLAQQPTLQAQYERLKSSQADAAAAIAQLEAQLAQFAELETQIDTQTAIRQQHQAGYQLFLQAQATAEPLPSLQQQLQAAIAQVATLEAERAQVQAELDALQQRYDPQRWHQVEADYSAKRSQADQISGGLPPQRQLLAELDRKLAELGAIAAQRDQAQHDLKQRKQNHKFVVFARKTYKDAGPRITARYVQQVSQEGDRLFRELMNRPNLSLEWTAEYEILVREGGYTRRFINLSGGEQMCAALAVRLALLRVVADLDMAFFDEPTTNMDRPRRESLAEAIANLKSFRQLFVISHDDTFEKVTENVIQITREG